The Chlorocebus sabaeus isolate Y175 chromosome 16, mChlSab1.0.hap1, whole genome shotgun sequence genome window below encodes:
- the ENGASE gene encoding cytosolic endo-beta-N-acetylglucosaminidase isoform X2, whose product MEAAAVTVTRSAARRRRGRQLQEEQEEQEPRPRRRRPGRRIKDDEEETVFREVVSFSPDPLPVRYYDKDTTKPISFYLSSLEELLAWTPRMEDGFNVALEPLACRQPPLSSQRPRTLLCHDMMGGYLDDRFIQGSVVQTPYAFYHWQCIDVFVYFSHHTVTIPPVGWTNAAHRHGVCVLGTFITEWNEGGRLCEAFLAGDERSYQAVADRLVQIAQFFRFDGWLINIENSLSLAAVGNTPPFLRYLTTQLHRQVPGGLVLWYDSVVQSGQLKWQDELNQHNRVFFDSCDGFFTNYNWREEHLERMLGQAGERRADVYVGVDVFARGNVVGGRFDTDKSLELIRKHGFSVALFAPGWVYECLEKKDFFQNQDKFWGRLERYLPTHSICSLPFVTSFCLGMGARRVCYGQEEAVGPWYHLSAQEIQPLFGEHRLGGDGRGWVRTHCCLEDAWHGGSSLLVRGVIPPEVGNVAVRLFSLQAPVPPKIFLSMVYKLEGPTDVTVALELTTGDASSCHIGGISVLNETSSRHSLRPLRVPPTKLARWVGRCGRQLSRGWVQHCYEVSLRGCLLLDLLVCFSRPPGSREEESFTCRLGEIQVMLPREAQAGLAVCPAGVGVEATPGCSLLRFRGELEWRSQGGEMCGWGRPLPAPGRPTMLSLLSCQVVDAASLLAPLPQVETVTISQVRWQPAASEREGPPALLQLSCTLHWSFLLSQVRCFRIHYWGGTSDDSPGRELPRPEMPTFLGLAFATQYRIVDVLVEAAGPGQDRRVEFLVEPVPKEGFRIPQAEWGRAALLYSGPA is encoded by the exons ATGGAGGCCGCGGCGGTGACGGTCACCCGGTCGGCTgcccggcggcggcgggggcggcagctgcaggaggagcaggaggagcaggaaccgcggccgcggcggcggcggccggggaGGAG GATCAAAGATGATGAAGAAGAGACAGTCTTTCGAGAGGTGGTCAGTTTTTCCCCGGACCCCCTGCCAG TTAGATATTATGACAAGGACACCACCAAACCTATCAGCTTTTACTTGTCTTCGCTGGAGGAACTCTTGGCGTGGACACCCCGCATGGAGGATGGTTTTAACGTGGCCCTGGAGCCCCTGGCGTGTCGCCAGCCCCCTCTGAGCAGCCAGAGGCCCCGGACTTTGTTGTGTCATGACATGATGGGGGGGTATCTGGACGACAG GTTCATTCAGGGCTCGGTGGTGCAGACTCCCTATGCTTTCTACCACTGGCAGTGCATCGACGTCTTTGTGTACTTCAGCCACCACACCGTCACCATCCCTCCAGTGGGCTGGACCAACGCTGCCCACAGGCATGGGGTCTGTGTGCTGG GGACTTTCATCACGGAGTGGAATGAAGGGGGAAGGCTCTGTGAAGCCTTTCTGGCCGGGGATGAGCGCTCATACCAGGCAGTGGCTGACAGGCTGGTCCAGATCGCGCAGTTTTTTCGTTTCGATGGCTGGCTGATCAACATCGAGAACTCTCTGAGT CTGGCCGCCGTGGGGAACACGCCTCCTTTCCTGCGGTACCTGACCACACAGCTGCACCGGCAGGTCCCGGGGGGCCTGGTGCTCTGGTATGACAGTGTGGTGCAGAGTGGGCAGCTCAAATGGCAAGACGAACTCAACCAGCACAACAG ggtcttctttgattcctgCGACGGTTTCTTCACCAACTATAACTGGCGGGAGGAGCACTTGGAGCGGATGCTGGGGCAGGCTGGGGAGCGCCGGGCAGATGTGTACGTGGGCGTGGACGTGTTTGCTCGGGGGAACGTGGTCGGAGGCCGATTCGACACAGACAAG TCGTTGGAGCTGATCCGAAAGCATGGGTTCTCCGTGGCTCTGTTTGCCCCCGGCTGGGTGTACGAGTGTCTGGAGAAGAAGGATTTCTTCCAGAACCAGGACAA GTTCTGGGGCCGGCTGGAGCGCTATCTGCCCACACATAGCATCTGCTCCTTGCCGTTCGTCACGTCCTTCTGCCTGGGCATGGGTGCACGGAGGGTCTGCTACGGCCAG GAGGAGGCGGTGGGGCCCTGGTACCACCTGAGTGCCCAGGAGATCCAGCCCTTGTTTGGAGAACACAGGCTGGGAGGGGATGGCCGGGGCTGGGTGAGGACGCACTGCTGCCTGGAGGATGCCTGGCACGGAGGCAGCTCCCTGCTCGTCCGGGGTGTGATCCCACCGGAGGTTGGAAATGTGGCCGTGAG GTTATTTTCCCTGCAGGCCCCAGTGCCACCCAAGATTTTCCTGTCCATGGTGTATAAGCTTGAGGGGCCCACGGACGTCACAGTTGCTTTAGAGCTAACCACAGGGGATGCCAGCAGCTGCCACATCGGTGGCATCTCAGTGTTGAACG AAACAAGCTCAAGACACAGCCTCCGACCCCTCCGGGTGCCCCCTACGAAGCTGGCCAGATGGGTGGGCCGCTGCGGCCGGCAGCTGAGCAGGGGCTGGGTCCAGCA CTGCTACGAGGTGAGCCTGCGTGGGTGCCTGCTGCTAGACCTCCTCGTTTGCTTCTCACGGCCGCCAGGTAGTCGGGAGGAGGAGAGCTTCACCTGTCGGCTTGGAGAGATCCAGGTAATGCTTCCCAGAGAGGCTCAGGCTGGGCTGGCCGTTTGTCCAGCTGGAGTAGGGGTGGAGGCTACCCCAGGCTGCTCCCTTCTCAGGTTCCGTGGGGAACTGGAGTGGAGGAGTCAGGGAGGGGAAATGTGTGGGTGGGGGcgccctctccctgcccctgggCGTCCGACCATGCTGAGCCTTCTCTCCTGCCAGGTGGTGGACGCTGCCAGCCTGCTGGCCCCTCTGCCCCAGGTGGAGACTGTCACCATCTCTCAGGTCCGCTGGCAGCCGGCTGCCTCTGAGCGGGAGGGGCCCCCTGCTCTGCTTCAGCTCAGCTGCACCCTGCACTGGTCCTTCCTCCTCTCACAAGTCCGTTGCTTCCGAATCCACTACTGGGGAGGGACGAGTGATGACTCTCCGGGCAGGGAGCTGCCGAGGCCAGAGATGCCCACGTTCCTGGGGTTGGCTTTTGCCACCCAGTACCGGATAGTGGACGTGCTGGTGGAAGCCGCCGGGCCCGGTCAGGATCGTCGCGTGGAGTTTCTGGTGGAGCCTGTCCCGAAGGAAGGGTTCCGGATACCTCAGGCCGAGTGGGGCAGGGCAGCTCTGCTTTATTCAGGCCCCGCATGA
- the ENGASE gene encoding cytosolic endo-beta-N-acetylglucosaminidase isoform X1 produces MEAAAVTVTRSAARRRRGRQLQEEQEEQEPRPRRRRPGRRIKDDEEETVFREVVSFSPDPLPVRYYDKDTTKPISFYLSSLEELLAWTPRMEDGFNVALEPLACRQPPLSSQRPRTLLCHDMMGGYLDDRFIQGSVVQTPYAFYHWQCIDVFVYFSHHTVTIPPVGWTNAAHRHGVCVLGTFITEWNEGGRLCEAFLAGDERSYQAVADRLVQIAQFFRFDGWLINIENSLSLAAVGNTPPFLRYLTTQLHRQVPGGLVLWYDSVVQSGQLKWQDELNQHNRVFFDSCDGFFTNYNWREEHLERMLGQAGERRADVYVGVDVFARGNVVGGRFDTDKSLELIRKHGFSVALFAPGWVYECLEKKDFFQNQDKFWGRLERYLPTHSICSLPFVTSFCLGMGARRVCYGQEEAVGPWYHLSAQEIQPLFGEHRLGGDGRGWVRTHCCLEDAWHGGSSLLVRGVIPPEVGNVAVRLFSLQAPVPPKIFLSMVYKLEGPTDVTVALELTTGDASSCHIGGISVLNAETSSRHSLRPLRVPPTKLARWVGRCGRQLSRGWVQHCYEVSLRGCLLLDLLVCFSRPPGSREEESFTCRLGEIQVMLPREAQAGLAVCPAGVGVEATPGCSLLRFRGELEWRSQGGEMCGWGRPLPAPGRPTMLSLLSCQVVDAASLLAPLPQVETVTISQVRWQPAASEREGPPALLQLSCTLHWSFLLSQVRCFRIHYWGGTSDDSPGRELPRPEMPTFLGLAFATQYRIVDVLVEAAGPGQDRRVEFLVEPVPKEGFRIPQAEWGRAALLYSGPA; encoded by the exons ATGGAGGCCGCGGCGGTGACGGTCACCCGGTCGGCTgcccggcggcggcgggggcggcagctgcaggaggagcaggaggagcaggaaccgcggccgcggcggcggcggccggggaGGAG GATCAAAGATGATGAAGAAGAGACAGTCTTTCGAGAGGTGGTCAGTTTTTCCCCGGACCCCCTGCCAG TTAGATATTATGACAAGGACACCACCAAACCTATCAGCTTTTACTTGTCTTCGCTGGAGGAACTCTTGGCGTGGACACCCCGCATGGAGGATGGTTTTAACGTGGCCCTGGAGCCCCTGGCGTGTCGCCAGCCCCCTCTGAGCAGCCAGAGGCCCCGGACTTTGTTGTGTCATGACATGATGGGGGGGTATCTGGACGACAG GTTCATTCAGGGCTCGGTGGTGCAGACTCCCTATGCTTTCTACCACTGGCAGTGCATCGACGTCTTTGTGTACTTCAGCCACCACACCGTCACCATCCCTCCAGTGGGCTGGACCAACGCTGCCCACAGGCATGGGGTCTGTGTGCTGG GGACTTTCATCACGGAGTGGAATGAAGGGGGAAGGCTCTGTGAAGCCTTTCTGGCCGGGGATGAGCGCTCATACCAGGCAGTGGCTGACAGGCTGGTCCAGATCGCGCAGTTTTTTCGTTTCGATGGCTGGCTGATCAACATCGAGAACTCTCTGAGT CTGGCCGCCGTGGGGAACACGCCTCCTTTCCTGCGGTACCTGACCACACAGCTGCACCGGCAGGTCCCGGGGGGCCTGGTGCTCTGGTATGACAGTGTGGTGCAGAGTGGGCAGCTCAAATGGCAAGACGAACTCAACCAGCACAACAG ggtcttctttgattcctgCGACGGTTTCTTCACCAACTATAACTGGCGGGAGGAGCACTTGGAGCGGATGCTGGGGCAGGCTGGGGAGCGCCGGGCAGATGTGTACGTGGGCGTGGACGTGTTTGCTCGGGGGAACGTGGTCGGAGGCCGATTCGACACAGACAAG TCGTTGGAGCTGATCCGAAAGCATGGGTTCTCCGTGGCTCTGTTTGCCCCCGGCTGGGTGTACGAGTGTCTGGAGAAGAAGGATTTCTTCCAGAACCAGGACAA GTTCTGGGGCCGGCTGGAGCGCTATCTGCCCACACATAGCATCTGCTCCTTGCCGTTCGTCACGTCCTTCTGCCTGGGCATGGGTGCACGGAGGGTCTGCTACGGCCAG GAGGAGGCGGTGGGGCCCTGGTACCACCTGAGTGCCCAGGAGATCCAGCCCTTGTTTGGAGAACACAGGCTGGGAGGGGATGGCCGGGGCTGGGTGAGGACGCACTGCTGCCTGGAGGATGCCTGGCACGGAGGCAGCTCCCTGCTCGTCCGGGGTGTGATCCCACCGGAGGTTGGAAATGTGGCCGTGAG GTTATTTTCCCTGCAGGCCCCAGTGCCACCCAAGATTTTCCTGTCCATGGTGTATAAGCTTGAGGGGCCCACGGACGTCACAGTTGCTTTAGAGCTAACCACAGGGGATGCCAGCAGCTGCCACATCGGTGGCATCTCAGTGTTGAACG CAGAAACAAGCTCAAGACACAGCCTCCGACCCCTCCGGGTGCCCCCTACGAAGCTGGCCAGATGGGTGGGCCGCTGCGGCCGGCAGCTGAGCAGGGGCTGGGTCCAGCA CTGCTACGAGGTGAGCCTGCGTGGGTGCCTGCTGCTAGACCTCCTCGTTTGCTTCTCACGGCCGCCAGGTAGTCGGGAGGAGGAGAGCTTCACCTGTCGGCTTGGAGAGATCCAGGTAATGCTTCCCAGAGAGGCTCAGGCTGGGCTGGCCGTTTGTCCAGCTGGAGTAGGGGTGGAGGCTACCCCAGGCTGCTCCCTTCTCAGGTTCCGTGGGGAACTGGAGTGGAGGAGTCAGGGAGGGGAAATGTGTGGGTGGGGGcgccctctccctgcccctgggCGTCCGACCATGCTGAGCCTTCTCTCCTGCCAGGTGGTGGACGCTGCCAGCCTGCTGGCCCCTCTGCCCCAGGTGGAGACTGTCACCATCTCTCAGGTCCGCTGGCAGCCGGCTGCCTCTGAGCGGGAGGGGCCCCCTGCTCTGCTTCAGCTCAGCTGCACCCTGCACTGGTCCTTCCTCCTCTCACAAGTCCGTTGCTTCCGAATCCACTACTGGGGAGGGACGAGTGATGACTCTCCGGGCAGGGAGCTGCCGAGGCCAGAGATGCCCACGTTCCTGGGGTTGGCTTTTGCCACCCAGTACCGGATAGTGGACGTGCTGGTGGAAGCCGCCGGGCCCGGTCAGGATCGTCGCGTGGAGTTTCTGGTGGAGCCTGTCCCGAAGGAAGGGTTCCGGATACCTCAGGCCGAGTGGGGCAGGGCAGCTCTGCTTTATTCAGGCCCCGCATGA
- the ENGASE gene encoding cytosolic endo-beta-N-acetylglucosaminidase isoform X4 — MEAAAVTVTRSAARRRRGRQLQEEQEEQEPRPRRRRPGRRIKDDEEETVFREVVSFSPDPLPVRYYDKDTTKPISFYLSSLEELLAWTPRMEDGFNVALEPLACRQPPLSSQRPRTLLCHDMMGGYLDDRFIQGSVVQTPYAFYHWQCIDVFVYFSHHTVTIPPVGWTNAAHRHGVCVLGTFITEWNEGGRLCEAFLAGDERSYQAVADRLVQIAQFFRFDGWLINIENSLSLAAVGNTPPFLRYLTTQLHRQVPGGLVLWYDSVVQSGQLKWQDELNQHNRVFFDSCDGFFTNYNWREEHLERMLGQAGERRADVYVGVDVFARGNVVGGRFDTDKSLELIRKHGFSVALFAPGWVYECLEKKDFFQNQDKFWGRLERYLPTHSICSLPFVTSFCLGMGARRVCYGQEEAVGPWYHLSAQEIQPLFGEHRLGGDGRGWVRTHCCLEDAWHGGSSLLVRGVIPPEVGNVAVRLFSLQAPVPPKIFLSMVYKLEGPTDVTVALELTTGDASSCHIGGISVLNETSSRHSLRPLRVPPTKLARWVGRCGRQLSRGWVQHCYEVSLRGCLLLDLLVCFSRPPGSREEESFTCRLGEIQVVDAASLLAPLPQVETVTISQVRWQPAASEREGPPALLQLSCTLHWSFLLSQVRCFRIHYWGGTSDDSPGRELPRPEMPTFLGLAFATQYRIVDVLVEAAGPGQDRRVEFLVEPVPKEGFRIPQAEWGRAALLYSGPA; from the exons ATGGAGGCCGCGGCGGTGACGGTCACCCGGTCGGCTgcccggcggcggcgggggcggcagctgcaggaggagcaggaggagcaggaaccgcggccgcggcggcggcggccggggaGGAG GATCAAAGATGATGAAGAAGAGACAGTCTTTCGAGAGGTGGTCAGTTTTTCCCCGGACCCCCTGCCAG TTAGATATTATGACAAGGACACCACCAAACCTATCAGCTTTTACTTGTCTTCGCTGGAGGAACTCTTGGCGTGGACACCCCGCATGGAGGATGGTTTTAACGTGGCCCTGGAGCCCCTGGCGTGTCGCCAGCCCCCTCTGAGCAGCCAGAGGCCCCGGACTTTGTTGTGTCATGACATGATGGGGGGGTATCTGGACGACAG GTTCATTCAGGGCTCGGTGGTGCAGACTCCCTATGCTTTCTACCACTGGCAGTGCATCGACGTCTTTGTGTACTTCAGCCACCACACCGTCACCATCCCTCCAGTGGGCTGGACCAACGCTGCCCACAGGCATGGGGTCTGTGTGCTGG GGACTTTCATCACGGAGTGGAATGAAGGGGGAAGGCTCTGTGAAGCCTTTCTGGCCGGGGATGAGCGCTCATACCAGGCAGTGGCTGACAGGCTGGTCCAGATCGCGCAGTTTTTTCGTTTCGATGGCTGGCTGATCAACATCGAGAACTCTCTGAGT CTGGCCGCCGTGGGGAACACGCCTCCTTTCCTGCGGTACCTGACCACACAGCTGCACCGGCAGGTCCCGGGGGGCCTGGTGCTCTGGTATGACAGTGTGGTGCAGAGTGGGCAGCTCAAATGGCAAGACGAACTCAACCAGCACAACAG ggtcttctttgattcctgCGACGGTTTCTTCACCAACTATAACTGGCGGGAGGAGCACTTGGAGCGGATGCTGGGGCAGGCTGGGGAGCGCCGGGCAGATGTGTACGTGGGCGTGGACGTGTTTGCTCGGGGGAACGTGGTCGGAGGCCGATTCGACACAGACAAG TCGTTGGAGCTGATCCGAAAGCATGGGTTCTCCGTGGCTCTGTTTGCCCCCGGCTGGGTGTACGAGTGTCTGGAGAAGAAGGATTTCTTCCAGAACCAGGACAA GTTCTGGGGCCGGCTGGAGCGCTATCTGCCCACACATAGCATCTGCTCCTTGCCGTTCGTCACGTCCTTCTGCCTGGGCATGGGTGCACGGAGGGTCTGCTACGGCCAG GAGGAGGCGGTGGGGCCCTGGTACCACCTGAGTGCCCAGGAGATCCAGCCCTTGTTTGGAGAACACAGGCTGGGAGGGGATGGCCGGGGCTGGGTGAGGACGCACTGCTGCCTGGAGGATGCCTGGCACGGAGGCAGCTCCCTGCTCGTCCGGGGTGTGATCCCACCGGAGGTTGGAAATGTGGCCGTGAG GTTATTTTCCCTGCAGGCCCCAGTGCCACCCAAGATTTTCCTGTCCATGGTGTATAAGCTTGAGGGGCCCACGGACGTCACAGTTGCTTTAGAGCTAACCACAGGGGATGCCAGCAGCTGCCACATCGGTGGCATCTCAGTGTTGAACG AAACAAGCTCAAGACACAGCCTCCGACCCCTCCGGGTGCCCCCTACGAAGCTGGCCAGATGGGTGGGCCGCTGCGGCCGGCAGCTGAGCAGGGGCTGGGTCCAGCA CTGCTACGAGGTGAGCCTGCGTGGGTGCCTGCTGCTAGACCTCCTCGTTTGCTTCTCACGGCCGCCAGGTAGTCGGGAGGAGGAGAGCTTCACCTGTCGGCTTGGAGAGATCCAG GTGGTGGACGCTGCCAGCCTGCTGGCCCCTCTGCCCCAGGTGGAGACTGTCACCATCTCTCAGGTCCGCTGGCAGCCGGCTGCCTCTGAGCGGGAGGGGCCCCCTGCTCTGCTTCAGCTCAGCTGCACCCTGCACTGGTCCTTCCTCCTCTCACAAGTCCGTTGCTTCCGAATCCACTACTGGGGAGGGACGAGTGATGACTCTCCGGGCAGGGAGCTGCCGAGGCCAGAGATGCCCACGTTCCTGGGGTTGGCTTTTGCCACCCAGTACCGGATAGTGGACGTGCTGGTGGAAGCCGCCGGGCCCGGTCAGGATCGTCGCGTGGAGTTTCTGGTGGAGCCTGTCCCGAAGGAAGGGTTCCGGATACCTCAGGCCGAGTGGGGCAGGGCAGCTCTGCTTTATTCAGGCCCCGCATGA
- the ENGASE gene encoding cytosolic endo-beta-N-acetylglucosaminidase isoform X3, which yields MEAAAVTVTRSAARRRRGRQLQEEQEEQEPRPRRRRPGRRIKDDEEETVFREVVSFSPDPLPVRYYDKDTTKPISFYLSSLEELLAWTPRMEDGFNVALEPLACRQPPLSSQRPRTLLCHDMMGGYLDDRFIQGSVVQTPYAFYHWQCIDVFVYFSHHTVTIPPVGWTNAAHRHGVCVLGTFITEWNEGGRLCEAFLAGDERSYQAVADRLVQIAQFFRFDGWLINIENSLSLAAVGNTPPFLRYLTTQLHRQVPGGLVLWYDSVVQSGQLKWQDELNQHNRVFFDSCDGFFTNYNWREEHLERMLGQAGERRADVYVGVDVFARGNVVGGRFDTDKSLELIRKHGFSVALFAPGWVYECLEKKDFFQNQDKFWGRLERYLPTHSICSLPFVTSFCLGMGARRVCYGQEEAVGPWYHLSAQEIQPLFGEHRLGGDGRGWVRTHCCLEDAWHGGSSLLVRGVIPPEVGNVAVRLFSLQAPVPPKIFLSMVYKLEGPTDVTVALELTTGDASSCHIGGISVLNAETSSRHSLRPLRVPPTKLARWVGRCGRQLSRGWVQHCYEVSLRGCLLLDLLVCFSRPPGSREEESFTCRLGEIQVVDAASLLAPLPQVETVTISQVRWQPAASEREGPPALLQLSCTLHWSFLLSQVRCFRIHYWGGTSDDSPGRELPRPEMPTFLGLAFATQYRIVDVLVEAAGPGQDRRVEFLVEPVPKEGFRIPQAEWGRAALLYSGPA from the exons ATGGAGGCCGCGGCGGTGACGGTCACCCGGTCGGCTgcccggcggcggcgggggcggcagctgcaggaggagcaggaggagcaggaaccgcggccgcggcggcggcggccggggaGGAG GATCAAAGATGATGAAGAAGAGACAGTCTTTCGAGAGGTGGTCAGTTTTTCCCCGGACCCCCTGCCAG TTAGATATTATGACAAGGACACCACCAAACCTATCAGCTTTTACTTGTCTTCGCTGGAGGAACTCTTGGCGTGGACACCCCGCATGGAGGATGGTTTTAACGTGGCCCTGGAGCCCCTGGCGTGTCGCCAGCCCCCTCTGAGCAGCCAGAGGCCCCGGACTTTGTTGTGTCATGACATGATGGGGGGGTATCTGGACGACAG GTTCATTCAGGGCTCGGTGGTGCAGACTCCCTATGCTTTCTACCACTGGCAGTGCATCGACGTCTTTGTGTACTTCAGCCACCACACCGTCACCATCCCTCCAGTGGGCTGGACCAACGCTGCCCACAGGCATGGGGTCTGTGTGCTGG GGACTTTCATCACGGAGTGGAATGAAGGGGGAAGGCTCTGTGAAGCCTTTCTGGCCGGGGATGAGCGCTCATACCAGGCAGTGGCTGACAGGCTGGTCCAGATCGCGCAGTTTTTTCGTTTCGATGGCTGGCTGATCAACATCGAGAACTCTCTGAGT CTGGCCGCCGTGGGGAACACGCCTCCTTTCCTGCGGTACCTGACCACACAGCTGCACCGGCAGGTCCCGGGGGGCCTGGTGCTCTGGTATGACAGTGTGGTGCAGAGTGGGCAGCTCAAATGGCAAGACGAACTCAACCAGCACAACAG ggtcttctttgattcctgCGACGGTTTCTTCACCAACTATAACTGGCGGGAGGAGCACTTGGAGCGGATGCTGGGGCAGGCTGGGGAGCGCCGGGCAGATGTGTACGTGGGCGTGGACGTGTTTGCTCGGGGGAACGTGGTCGGAGGCCGATTCGACACAGACAAG TCGTTGGAGCTGATCCGAAAGCATGGGTTCTCCGTGGCTCTGTTTGCCCCCGGCTGGGTGTACGAGTGTCTGGAGAAGAAGGATTTCTTCCAGAACCAGGACAA GTTCTGGGGCCGGCTGGAGCGCTATCTGCCCACACATAGCATCTGCTCCTTGCCGTTCGTCACGTCCTTCTGCCTGGGCATGGGTGCACGGAGGGTCTGCTACGGCCAG GAGGAGGCGGTGGGGCCCTGGTACCACCTGAGTGCCCAGGAGATCCAGCCCTTGTTTGGAGAACACAGGCTGGGAGGGGATGGCCGGGGCTGGGTGAGGACGCACTGCTGCCTGGAGGATGCCTGGCACGGAGGCAGCTCCCTGCTCGTCCGGGGTGTGATCCCACCGGAGGTTGGAAATGTGGCCGTGAG GTTATTTTCCCTGCAGGCCCCAGTGCCACCCAAGATTTTCCTGTCCATGGTGTATAAGCTTGAGGGGCCCACGGACGTCACAGTTGCTTTAGAGCTAACCACAGGGGATGCCAGCAGCTGCCACATCGGTGGCATCTCAGTGTTGAACG CAGAAACAAGCTCAAGACACAGCCTCCGACCCCTCCGGGTGCCCCCTACGAAGCTGGCCAGATGGGTGGGCCGCTGCGGCCGGCAGCTGAGCAGGGGCTGGGTCCAGCA CTGCTACGAGGTGAGCCTGCGTGGGTGCCTGCTGCTAGACCTCCTCGTTTGCTTCTCACGGCCGCCAGGTAGTCGGGAGGAGGAGAGCTTCACCTGTCGGCTTGGAGAGATCCAG GTGGTGGACGCTGCCAGCCTGCTGGCCCCTCTGCCCCAGGTGGAGACTGTCACCATCTCTCAGGTCCGCTGGCAGCCGGCTGCCTCTGAGCGGGAGGGGCCCCCTGCTCTGCTTCAGCTCAGCTGCACCCTGCACTGGTCCTTCCTCCTCTCACAAGTCCGTTGCTTCCGAATCCACTACTGGGGAGGGACGAGTGATGACTCTCCGGGCAGGGAGCTGCCGAGGCCAGAGATGCCCACGTTCCTGGGGTTGGCTTTTGCCACCCAGTACCGGATAGTGGACGTGCTGGTGGAAGCCGCCGGGCCCGGTCAGGATCGTCGCGTGGAGTTTCTGGTGGAGCCTGTCCCGAAGGAAGGGTTCCGGATACCTCAGGCCGAGTGGGGCAGGGCAGCTCTGCTTTATTCAGGCCCCGCATGA